From the genome of Planctomycetia bacterium:
GCTCCACGGTGGGATTCTCGCGGCCTGCCTCCGGGCGATGCGATCGATCGTCGGTATCTCGGGCAGTTGCAAGAAGCACACCAGCAAGACCAGGAGGCTCGCGAGAAGCGGCACGTCAGTATCGTGTTCGGCGAACCGTCGCGCAATGAGTCGCGTGACATGGCTGCCGATTGGGTTCGGGCCGTTCTCACAGACAAGAACCAGCCGCACCGCCATGCGACGCACGAATTCAACAAGCGAGCGTTGAGCACGGCGGTTCCTGCGGACGGCGGGTACATGATTCCGCCCGGCTATGTCGCAATGTTGGTGCGAGACCCAGCACCGTTCACGTCGCTCGACAAAATGGCGACTCGAATTCCAGTGGAGCAAAATATCGGAGTCGTACCTACGCTGGTTGCAAAACCGCAGATCTCGTATGGCACGGAACTTGAGGCGCTCACCGCTACCGACATCGAACTCGGGCAGGCGTCGTACTCACTTAAGCCTCGGGGCTCATACATCCCGATGACGATGCAGGTCATTCAGGACTCGTCTCCGGCCCTGCTCTCGACCGTCGAAACGCTCATCATGGAGGCGCTGATCGAGGAGCGAGACCGTAGTGCCGCCTACGGTAGTGGGTCGGGGCAGCCCACGGGACTGTATCAAAGTTCGGGCATCACGGACGTTGCCGGCATTACGGCGATCAACTGGGCGAATCTGAATAAGATGTTCTGGAAGGTGGACTCGCGTCATCA
Proteins encoded in this window:
- a CDS encoding phage major capsid protein, producing the protein MSKYNWGPGYSTRDMQAGRRVITDSGPARDPIKPTMIRAVSKRAPNVPSNPARDEEGDEGDDFVERAMHGDLSRPRNPADGSEDHVRPAPRWDSRGLPPGDAIDRRYLGQLQEAHQQDQEAREKRHVSIVFGEPSRNESRDMAADWVRAVLTDKNQPHRHATHEFNKRALSTAVPADGGYMIPPGYVAMLVRDPAPFTSLDKMATRIPVEQNIGVVPTLVAKPQISYGTELEALTATDIELGQASYSLKPRGSYIPMTMQVIQDSSPALLSTVETLIMEALIEERDRSAAYGSGSGQPTGLYQSSGITDVAGITAINWANLNKMFWKVDSRHHQDPSLCWTANQNVISAIDGMVDNQGRPLLKENPREGSPLLLFGKPIVISPAFPNTYIGFGCVRYYHIFDRGILVLDSSNSAGAETWLKQQLLVRISERTDAKYIGPPTSTAFVRSKILAGIT